Within the Gadus chalcogrammus isolate NIFS_2021 chromosome 15, NIFS_Gcha_1.0, whole genome shotgun sequence genome, the region ttggttaagcttaattaatatattagtaatatataactatcagtatgggggacccttataataaagttggtaaagcttaattaatatattagtaatatataactatcagtatgggggacccttataataaagttggttaagcgtaattaatatattagtaatatataactatcagtataggggacccttataataaagttggttaagcttaattaatatattagtaatatataactatcagtataggggacccttataataaagttggttaagcttaattaatatattagtaatatataactattagtattggggacccttataataaagttgtaatagtaattattaattatttgcaaatatttatttaacatttattaaCGATAGCAAATATTTTCACTTTCACACTGGAAATGAATGATCTCAGCACACACTGTTGGGAAGGGGgatggaaatattttatttataactctAACAAAGAACTCTCCAATAgcttttttttaagatttaatAGGTTTCTTAAAGGCACACAAGGCAAAGATGGGTGAGAGACGCTCCATTCACCCGGTAATTAGCCATTTAATCATCAGTGACTAAGAAACTGTTAAATTAACCTAAAAATGTTACCTGGTGTGCCTTTAATGAaagactgtgtatgtgtttcagaGATGTTTGTACATCTCTGCTATGTCATGCAAAATCCTACCCAATGGACCACTGTGGTACTTTTTTGCAATCCATTCATGCCACTCAATCACATTTAGGTGGTCTGACAACAGTTCTTCTGTCCGGTTGCCCCTTTGTCTccagacctgctccttaacagtTCGCCAAGCACGTTCAATGTGCTGTGTATGGTTTCCTGTAATAGGATCCATATACCACATACTGTGGTTTACAGTCAAGTGTCTGAACCCCAGATCATTAAGTACGCGGTATGACCGCCATTCATCACTAATGATGTAAGAGCCCATTTTTACATGTCGGCATAGCAAAGGGACAAGTTCTTGTCTGGTTCGCCTGTCCACCAGGCGCAGGATTGGTCTCTGACTCTTCCCATCACTTTTCTTCACGCCCAACATGCCAAAAACccacttttttcttttccacCCCCCAGCCGCTCTGCCTCTCCCATActatattaaaacaaaacaaaagagaaaatgATCATGAAGGCAAGCAAGTCGCAGCAAAGCATAACACATTCTGTGTATAAGGGATGCATTACACAAGGATACAACAACGTTTTATTGTCACATGCACATAGTTACTGGTGTAAGAAATGCAATGAAATTGAGTTCGTAAAGATGTAAAGTGCATGTTGGACATTGGGGAGGGATTATTGAGGGATTGTAGGGTCGGCTTGGACATCACAGATAAAGACCTTGCCTCGTAAATCAATCGGTAATTCATTTGCGAAAACCGGTGCATCGGTTGAATTTGCCCCTGATCTAATGTTAACACTTTGAAAGGGATTAAACATGACGTCACCATGTAATCTGAGGGTCTACCTGTGCCAGTGGTGTGTGTAACGAAGTTACAGATCAGCCCTATGCACGAACTCGAGACTCCCAATTATAAAAATACCAGACATGTGGTTTTAACAATGGAGTTAGCAGGGGTGTCGGCACTCTCCAAATCAGAGGCTGAACTCGTATGATGTTGTGTACTAGGCATAAGGTGATGAAGTGGTATGACGAATGGGCAAGAGCTGGGTGGGGTTTGCAggcaggaggggcggggggcttCCTGGTGATGGGCTATGGGGTGTGTGGAGTGGGGGGTGGTAGCAGGCGttaggggggaggcggggggggcctTACAATATACAGAATACATCAGTGgagtttttttttgatgatgggCAGAGCTAGGGGCCGAGCTGTCGGGGTAGAGTAGTGGGCCCATGTgggtaaatgagtgtgtgtaggttggGGCTGAATGTGAAGAATGACACTTGGCCGAATGCAGAGGGGAATGGGTGCACAATGCGTGTGTATGCACTTTACTATTAtcaatgtgtgttgttgtcagtGATGTCTAACACTTAATTTTCCAGAATATTTTAATTATGGTAGTTACTCTGATATTTTATGTACATGTTATGAAAATTCAAACAATATTTTCTCACCTTTCTCTTATGTCTGAAGTGGCTTTCGTCGATCACCACATACTCGTGTCTTCCACCCAATCGCTgtcccttccttctccttcttctattAAGTGCCCAAATACATACTTCTCGTAGCTTCTTTGCCATCTTTGAAAGAGAGGTCGGACTCCTTGATATCTCATCCATCATCATGTCAATCTGTCTTAAACGCAGTCCTTGTGAAAACCTGAAACAAAGCATCACAAATAATTAGCATTTCTtcaaatgaccccccccccccttccacacacacacacacacacacacacacacacacacacacacacacacacacacacacacacacacacacacacacacacacacacacacacacacatacatacatagactgtaataatattcagaaaatagaAAGGACACGTGTAACACATTAGTAACAGAGCCGGTATGCGTAGGGCTTCACATCACACTGCAAGGCTTCACATCACATT harbors:
- the LOC130404417 gene encoding uncharacterized protein LOC130404417 — encoded protein: MTDLARKFRILIEGRRSTKKHLKLIKWLQKKQILKQKMKCKTCRGKMKMTKKSCGDYYEWMCRGGFHHRNRVKQSIRHKSIFSQSKLSLFDWSRFIYRFSQGLRLRQIDMMMDEISRSPTSLSKMAKKLREVCIWALNRRRRRKGQRLGGRHEYVVIDESHFRHKRKYGRGRAAGGWKRKKWVFGMLGVKKSDGKSQRPILRLVDRRTRQELVPLLCRHVKMGSYIISDEWRSYRVLNDLGFRHLTVNHSMWYMDPITGNHTQHIERAWRTVKEQVWRQRGNRTEELLSDHLNVIEWHEWIAKKYHSGPLGRILHDIAEMYKHL